caaaacaaatgcaTTATATCtaatttcatattatattttgtgttatcAGATCAGTCACCTTTGCCTTAGGAATTCAGCTATGAAGATTTAAATGTTGTTTCTAGTTGGGTTTAACTTACTTGATGTGCAAAACTGCAAACATATCTACAGGCTGAAAAAATTGGTTTGGAGTCCATGGATGTGGAGGCTCTCAAAAAGTTgaacaaaaacaagaaattggTAAAGAAGCTTGCCAAGAGGTATCATGCTTTCTTAGCCTCCGAGGCTGTTATCAAGCAGATTCCTCGTCTTTTGGGACCTGGTCTAAACAAAGCAGGTAATTGTTTATGTGCTCAAAATTGTTAAGTAATGCAAGGCACGACAAACATGTCTTGCATCTGGTTGTTTGAAGGCATTGAATCACTAGTCTCTTTTTTGGCTTACTTGTTAATCACTTTGTCCTTGAATTCAGGCAAGTTCCCTACACTTGTGACCCACCAAGAGTCTCTTGAGTCCAAGGTGAATGAGACTAAGGCAACTATCAAGTTCCAATTGAAAAAGGTGCTCTGCATGGGAGTAGCTGTTGGGAACTTGGACATGGAAGAAAAGCAACTATTTCAGAACATTCAAATGAGTGTCAACTTTCTGGTCTCTCTTCTCAAAAAGAACTGGCAAAATGTGAGTCCATATGTTATAACCGATATTgatatctataaatatttcttcaTATGGTGTTTGATCTTGTTGTGCCTCCTAAGATTATCATCTTTTAAAGAAAGATATACTAATTTCAGacatgttatttttataacaGGTGAGGTGTTTGTACCTGAAGAGTACCATGGGCAAGCCGCAACGCATCTTTTGATTGAGGTGTTGTCTCTTTGGACTGTTAGGAAGAGTGCAGTTTGTATGTGCTTTTTTGAACTTATATTATGTTTACATGGGAATTTTGGTTATATTTATGTTGAGATGCTTTTGGCCTATACTGGTATAGCAACAGTTTCGTTAAGATCATAATTTTGTTCCTCATTGCTGCCCAATGCTATAGTGCTATTAGTGGCACTTGCATTTACATCTTTGcactcatttttcaaaatggcAAATTTCTCTATTACACAACATTTGACAAAGCacctttttatcattttaagaCAGAATATTTGACAAAATACATTTTTTGACGGGATATTTTATCGATGTTTGTTTATTGTAAGTAACATTGTTCTAGAGTTGTTTTACCACGAAATGTTAattatttgtcattttggtacctatgataacaaattttatatttttggatattcTTCTTATTCATAACATTGTCGCTCGTGACCTATCCTTAATCCTTTGCAAAGTTGGATTCTCTCTTCTTAGTATCAATTCTTCAATTATAATGCAGTTAcctaaaatttcttaaaataattactcccaTATGTTGAAGTTTACTATATAAATggagaatataaaaaataaattaaatatgttgaagtttactatatattgaaaatgagTCAAAGATAATAGGACAaccctaaaaaaattaattaaatggagAGTATAGCGTATACTCAGTTTCGATTTCACCAATATTTCTAACGGTAATATAAGGATAGTCACTTTGAGTAGTGATATAGGGCAACCACTACTTAGATGCATACCTAGAGGCTAGAGATCAAAACACGGAGTATAGTATAAgagtattttagtttattataaaGGCGTTTTAGTTCATTACATGGATTCGAAAAATACGGAGTGAACAAAATTGTCATTATAGTGAAGGGTTTAAGGAGTTGTACTCTACTATAAGAGCGTTTTGTTCACTATAAAGGTGTGTAGTTCATAACACATATTTGAACGGAGTGAAGCAAAAC
The genomic region above belongs to Salvia hispanica cultivar TCC Black 2014 chromosome 3, UniMelb_Shisp_WGS_1.0, whole genome shotgun sequence and contains:
- the LOC125210595 gene encoding 60S ribosomal protein L10a; the encoded protein is MSKLQSEVLREAITQIVTDAKEKKRNFTETVELQIGLKNYDPQKDKRFSGSVRLPHIPRPKMKICMLGDAQHVEEAEKIGLESMDVEALKKLNKNKKLVKKLAKRYHAFLASEAVIKQIPRLLGPGLNKAGKFPTLVTHQESLESKVNETKATIKFQLKKVLCMGVAVGNLDMEEKQLFQNIQMSVNFLVSLLKKNWQNVRCLYLKSTMGKPQRIF